The Dehalococcoidales bacterium genomic interval GACCGCTCTGCTTCAATAGACGCCATATTAATTATTATTCCGCCCCGCTTTTGCTCTATCATTGAAGCAGCTATATAACGGCTGCAAAGAAAAGTGCCAATAAGATTAACTTCCAAAACACGCCGAAAATCATCCCCCGTCATTTCAAGAAACGGTATTTCGGGATATATACCGGCATTGTTTACAAGAATATCAATACCGCCTTCAGCATTAACTAACTCGTCAACCAGCTGCTTGACTCGGGATTCGTCTGAGACATCGCAATAATAGAAAGCTGCATTGCTGCCATATTTGCCAAGTTCTTGGGCTGCCAGTTTTCCATATTTTTCATTACAATCTGCTATAGCTACCCTTGCACCTGATCCGGCTAGATATGAGCAAATTACACGGCCAATACCCTGGGCTCCGCCGGTAACTAACGCCACCTTTCCAGTTAGGTCTATCTGATTATATAACGACAAGTTTTCATTATTAGTCATTCGTATTTAATGCCTATACCTAGACTTCCTATGTATTCTATTTCATAGCATAGTTAAAAGTCTCTTTATGTGTCAATAAATATGATAAAATCCACCCTTTAAAACTCTTGACACGCTCCCTAACGATTGCTATATTGCAATTAGATATTTGAAGGAGTCTGCCATGCATGATTATTCATCCAGCTTACTACACGGCAATACAGACATGTTAATTCTGGGCTTGATAGATGAAATGAAATCAGCTCATGGATATCAGCTTATTAAAGAAATGGACCGCAGGAGTAACGGTTTTTTCCGGCTCAAGGAGGGCACCTTGTATCCGCTGCTTCGCAAACTTGAAAACAAAGGCTTGCTTGAAGGCAAATGGGAATCAACATCAAACGGTCCTGAAAGGCGCTGTTATCTCATCACAAATAAAGGAAGGGAGTTTCTCAACTATCGCAAGGCTTCCTGGCGCTATTTTACCAACGCCATTAACCTTGTTTTTAAAACCGGGACCGGATAAATGGGGCATTAGATGATGCAGCCCGAAGTAAGAATATATCTCGAAGAAGTGCGTTCCCATCTCTACCTCAGGATGGATATCGAAAAGCAATTGACTGCCGAGCTAAACTCCCATTTGCAGCAAAAAATTAATGATCTTGTCATGCAGGGATATTCACAGGAAGAAGCCATAAAAAATGCAATTATTTCTTTTGGAAAAGCTGAAAGTGTAGCCCGGCTTCTGTACGAAGCTTGCTGCAAAGGCAGCTGGATCGATGCCTTGATACTATCTTTTCCCCATTTCCTGGCTGCTTTAGTCTTTGTTTCCAACCCGCTTCATAAAGCCGAAATAATACTGCCAATATTCGGCATTTTTATTGCAGTAAGCTTATTTGGATGGTTCCGCGGTAAACCGGATTGGTTATACTCTTGGGTGGGTTATACCATGTTACCTTTATTTGCCGGCGGCTTTTTGCTGATACCCATAGTTGGACAGTTCATAAATGCAGTATTTGCAGGTGGAATTTTCCCACCCATCGGATTATTCATTGGGGTAGGTTTCTACTGTCTTTCGGCTGTTTGGATTGTTTTAAAATTATCCCTTCAGGTTATTAAAAGGGATTGGCTACTCGCTTCTTTGATGCTCGCACCTTTACCCATTATCGGCTGTTGGCTTTTCCACATACAACAAACAGGCGGTCTTTTTACAGGGATTGAAATTGAATATTTAACCCAACCAGTTGCCCAAGCGTTGCTGGTACTTGGCTTCACCTCAGTATTGTTTATCCGGCTAAGGCAACGTCTGCTTAAAGCGGGTGTTGCCGTTACCGTTTTATTTATTTCCATGATGGTGGTTGGTCAATCTCTTTGGGGTGATGTAGGCTTTTTCGGATTGTTGGGTCTTTCTCTCTTTTCCCTATTAATTTTCGTCATCCCGGCGATCACTAGTGCGGCTATCGGTCACGGCGATCCTCTGCTAGACACACCATAATTATTACAATTGACAACGTATTTTTCGATGTTATTGATAACATTCTTATCTTATTTCTATTGACATCAGCCATTGCAGATGCTATTTTAGTATATTGAGAGTCTATGTAGAGCCTTGTTATGCTCCCGCAGAATTTCTTTTACTCCAGCGCAGGGGCGAGTGCTCGGCGTCTTCCAACTAACATGGGTTTATATTTCAATAATTCCAACATACTTACCTTCAAAGCTATCAAAGGAGAGTAAGAAGTGGCTGTTGCAATTGTTACCGATACTGTTTCCTGCCTTGAACAAGAACTGGTTGATGAGCTTGACATCAACATAATTCCAATATATCTTACCATCAACGGTAAAGAATACCGTGATCGAATAGACTTAACCCCCAAAAATTTCTGGAAGCTGTATCCCAATATCCAGGAATACAACACTTCAGCTCCACCCTTGGCTGAATACCTGCAGGTTTTTGAACAACTTAGTAAAATAACCAGGGATATTGCCTGCGTATTTGTATCAAAAAACCTCAGCGCAACCGCAGAAGCCGCAATACAGGCACGCCAGCGTTTTTTAAAGGATAATCCAAATATAAACATAGAAATTATCGATAGCCGAACTGCTGCAGGTGCACAAGCTTTTATAGTACTGGAGATGGCGCGTGCTGCAAAAGCTGGTAAAAGTTTGGAAGAAATTGTAACCATAGCAAACAGCATGATACCTAAAGTCAGATACATTACAGCTCTTGAAGGTTTGAAACGTCTGATTAAAATTGGTCGAGCACCCAAGACTGCCTATCTCGGTGAGCTGTTTCAGGTCAAGCCTATCATTGGCCATATCAACAACACAGGTATAGTAGAAAACCTGGGGAGGGGCCGAGGAACTGAAAAAACCATGCTTAAAATGGCTGAGATGATGGAACCATATATCGAACAAAACAAACCGTTGAATATCACCATACATTACACAAATTCCATAGAAGAAGGCACTAAATTAAAAGGCATCATCACATCAAAATTCAATGTTGCGGAATGCCATTTTACCCCTTACTCCCCAGTGATCTGTTTGGCGATTGGCCCTGCTATAAGTGTAGCGTTTTATAGTTAACCAGAAGTATCTGAATAAAAAGGACATTTATGACGATGAAAGCTACGTTCGATGGTTGCACTTTCAAACAAATGTTAGTTGCAGGCACCGATTGGCTGGAAAAAATTGTATCTGACATAGATGCTCTTAATGTATATCCAGTTCCGGACGGAGATACAGGTACCAACATGCTGCTTACCATGCGTGCC includes:
- a CDS encoding PadR family transcriptional regulator, translating into MHDYSSSLLHGNTDMLILGLIDEMKSAHGYQLIKEMDRRSNGFFRLKEGTLYPLLRKLENKGLLEGKWESTSNGPERRCYLITNKGREFLNYRKASWRYFTNAINLVFKTGTG
- a CDS encoding SDR family NAD(P)-dependent oxidoreductase produces the protein MTNNENLSLYNQIDLTGKVALVTGGAQGIGRVICSYLAGSGARVAIADCNEKYGKLAAQELGKYGSNAAFYYCDVSDESRVKQLVDELVNAEGGIDILVNNAGIYPEIPFLEMTGDDFRRVLEVNLIGTFLCSRYIAASMIEQKRGGIIINMASIEAERSFSIGMSAYGASKAGVAMLTRNLAKELGQYGIRVNAVAPGGIITREMTSSCSNADSATSQHRYAQLKKFLKRVPIGRMGEADDVAGVVLFLASDLSSYITGETIKVDGGYMVS
- a CDS encoding permease prefix domain 1-containing protein, which encodes MMQPEVRIYLEEVRSHLYLRMDIEKQLTAELNSHLQQKINDLVMQGYSQEEAIKNAIISFGKAESVARLLYEACCKGSWIDALILSFPHFLAALVFVSNPLHKAEIILPIFGIFIAVSLFGWFRGKPDWLYSWVGYTMLPLFAGGFLLIPIVGQFINAVFAGGIFPPIGLFIGVGFYCLSAVWIVLKLSLQVIKRDWLLASLMLAPLPIIGCWLFHIQQTGGLFTGIEIEYLTQPVAQALLVLGFTSVLFIRLRQRLLKAGVAVTVLFISMMVVGQSLWGDVGFFGLLGLSLFSLLIFVIPAITSAAIGHGDPLLDTP
- a CDS encoding DegV family protein — translated: MAVAIVTDTVSCLEQELVDELDINIIPIYLTINGKEYRDRIDLTPKNFWKLYPNIQEYNTSAPPLAEYLQVFEQLSKITRDIACVFVSKNLSATAEAAIQARQRFLKDNPNINIEIIDSRTAAGAQAFIVLEMARAAKAGKSLEEIVTIANSMIPKVRYITALEGLKRLIKIGRAPKTAYLGELFQVKPIIGHINNTGIVENLGRGRGTEKTMLKMAEMMEPYIEQNKPLNITIHYTNSIEEGTKLKGIITSKFNVAECHFTPYSPVICLAIGPAISVAFYS